In the genome of Anomalospiza imberbis isolate Cuckoo-Finch-1a 21T00152 chromosome 11, ASM3175350v1, whole genome shotgun sequence, one region contains:
- the TNNC1 gene encoding troponin C, slow skeletal and cardiac muscles translates to MDDIYKAAVEQLTEEQKNEFKAAFDIFVLGAEDGCISTKELGKVMRMLGQNPTPEELQEMIDEVDEDGSGTVDFDEFLVMMVRCMKDDSKGKTEEELSDLFRMFDKNADGYIDLEELKIMLQATGETITEDDIEELMKDGDKNNDGRIDYDEFLEFMKGVE, encoded by the exons ATGGATGACATTTATAAGGCAGCG GTTGAGCAGCTgacagaagaacaaaaaaatg aGTTCAAGGCTGCCTTTGACATCTTCGTGCTGGGGGCAGAGGATGGCTGCATCAGCACcaaggagctggggaaggtgaTGAGGATGCTGGGGCAGAACCCCACCCccgaggagctgcaggagatgaTAGATGAGGTGGATGAAGATG GCAGTGGCACTGTGGACTTCGATGAGTTCCTGGTTATGATGGTCCGGTGTATGAAAGACGACAGCAAAGGAAAAACCGAAGAGGAACTCTCAGATCTTTTCAGGATGTTTGATAA aAACGCTGATGGCTACATCGACCTCGAGGAGCTGAAGATCATGCTGCAGGCGACAGGAGAGACCATCACCGAGGATGACATAGAAGAACTGATGAAAGATGGGGATAAAAACAACGATGGCAGGATTGACTATGATG AGTTCCTGGAGTTTATGAAGGGGGTTGAATAA